The nucleotide window GCCGAACGACGCCAGCACGATCGGGATCTCGTCCTCGGCAATGCCGGAGCCGGTGTCCTTGACACTCAGATACTGTCCGCCTGAAGCAGTCCAGCCGACCTTGAGCCAGATATCGCCGCCCGGCGGGGTGAACTTGATCGAGTTGGACAACAAATTGAGCACCACTTGACGCGTGGCGCGCTCGTCGCCCCAGATCCGGGGCATACCGTGTTCGAACACCTCGTGAATGGTGATGCCGCGGCTGGTGGCGCGCAGTTTTAGCAGATGGTGGCAATCGGCGACGACATGCACCAGTGACACCGCTTCCTCATTGAGTTCGTAGCGGCCGGCCTCGATCCGCGACAGATCGAGAATCTCATTGATGAGATTGAGCAGATGGACGCCCGAGTTGTGGATGTCGGCGGAATATTCCTTGTAGACGGGCACGGCGTGCGCGCCGAAAATTTCGCTCTTCATCACCTCGGAGAAGCCGAGGATCGCGTTCAGCGGCGTGCGCAGCTCGTGGCTCATCTGCGCCAGAAAGCGCGACTTGGCCACGTTGGCGGATTCGGCGCGGTGCCGCGCTTCGTCCGAGATCGCCTTGGCCTGTTCCAGTTCGCCGATCAGCGCGTCCTTTTCGGCGCGCGCTTCCAGGGTGGCCAGCGTCGTCGAATGGAGCTGATGGGCGAGCAGAGCAAAATAGGCTTCGGCGGCGACCGCAAGCAGCGCGAGCGCATAATTGTCGAAAGTCCCGCCCATCACGAAATTGAGCGCGATCGCAGCCGTCACCGGCGCGGTTGCCGCCACCGCCGCAATGGGGAGCGTCGCCGCCAGCATGCTCGACACCGCAATCACCAGCAGCATCAGGAACATCATCATCGTGTTCGAGACGGTGTCGAGGCCGGCCGGATGGAGCAGGATCGCAGTCCAGCACAGGCCGTAGAGCAGATCGAGCAGCACGAAGCGCGTCTGCCATCGGCGCGTGGCGGCAAGCGTCGGCTGTTCGCCGAGGAAGCGCTTGCAGTTGCGAATGATGGCGGCATGGATGCAGAGCATGCCGACCGTCCAGATCGTGGCCGGCACGGCGTACTTCCAGAGGCCGAACAGCACGCCGGTCGCAACCACCAGCAGCATGACGACGAAGGAGGCAGATACCCGGGTCTGGGCGTATTGCCGGAGCAATTCGGTATCGAAGGCGGGGCGGGTGCCGCTGGTCGACGTTAACCGATCCCGCGCCTCGCGCACCCGCTGCGCCGCCACGCGCCGGGTGTTGATCGCTGGTGCGACCGGCGCTTCTGCCGGAAGCTGGACAACCTCGGGCTTCTCTGCGGGGCTACTCATCGAACAACACAAATCCTGCCCGCGAACCGCGCGGGCTTTTGCATTGTCTATCTGTGCCGCTAAATCATTAAGCGATGACTTAAAGAGCTAAAAATTCTCGTTAACGGGAAGTTAAAATTAACCTGTCGGGCAGATGGAACCCCGCTTCTGATGGGATAAGAAGCGGGGGCTTTGCTCGTTGCCTTAACCTGTTTCTTTAACTCAACGCTCCAGCCTGGCCAAAAGGCTCGACGTATCCCAGCGCTTGCCGCCCATCTTCTCGACCTCGGCGTAGAACTGATCGACGAGGGCGGTCACCGGCAGGTTGGCGCCGTTGCGGCGGGCCTCGGCGATGCAGATCGAAAGATCCTTGCGCATCCATTCGACGGCGAAACCGAAGTCGAACTTGCCCTCGTTCATGGTCTTGTAACGGTTCTCCATCTGCCAGGACTGCGCCGCGCCCTTGGAGATGGTCTCGATCACGGCCGCAACGTCGAGCCCCGACTTCTTGGCGAAGTGAATGCCCTCGGACAGGCCCTGGACCAGACCTGCGATGCAGATCTGGTTGACCATCTTGGTGAGCTGGCCGGCGCCGGCGGGCCCGAGAAGTTTGCACATTCTTGCATAAGCGCCGGAAATGATCGGCTCGGCAGCAGCATAGGCGTCTTCCTTGCCGCCGCACATCACCGTCAGCACGCCGTTTTCCGCACCCGCCTGGCCACCGGACACCGGCGCGTCGATGAACTTGAAGTCGGCCTTGACGGCGGCGGCGTCAAGCTCGCGGGCGACTTCGGCGGAGGCGGTGGTGTGGTCGACGAATATCGCGCCCTTTTTCATGCCGGCGAAGGCGCCATCGGTACCGATCGTGACCGCGCGCAGGTCGTTATCGTTGCCGACGCAGCACATCACGAAATCCTGACCCTCGGCCGCGGCCTTCGGCGTCGGCGCGGTGCGCCCGCCGAACTTGTCCGCCCACTCCTTCGCCTTGGCTCCGGTCCGGTTATACACGGTCACCTCGTGGCCGCCTTTTTTCGCCAGATGTCCTGCCATGGGGAAGCCCATTACGCCGAGACCGATAAAAGCGACTTTAGCCATGTGAGTTACCTTGGAGTTTTCGCCGGCGACGTTGGGCCGGCCGGACGGTGTTTTTTGGAGGAGCCGCACCATACAAGCTGCGCAGGGCAGGGCAACGCCTTCGTTGGTGGGCGAGGGCGGATTCGTGCTAGGATAGGTTCCTCAAGAACCTCACAAAAAAGGGAGTGACATCGCATGGGCGTCAGCGTGGGCGTGCTCGACCATTTCAACATCCGGACCCGCAACCTTGCCGATACGGTCCGGTTCTATGAGGACATTCTGGGCCTGGAAAAGGGCGCCCGGCCCAATTTCGCATTTCCGGGGGCGTGGATGTACAGCGAGGGCAAGGCGGTGGTGCACCTCGTCGATATTTCCAAGACCGACGAGCCGCAAAAGCCCGATTCCGGCGTTGTCCATCATGTCGCGTTTGCCAGCTACGGCTTTGACGGCATGAAGCGGCGGCTGGAGCAGAAGGGCATGGCATACGACTCCCGCCAGGTTCCGGGCGGTGACCTCTGGCAGATCTTCGTCAATGACCCCAATGGCGTCATGATCGAACTGAACTACGAGGCGGCCAAGGAGCAGGCGGCTGCCGCCCCGGCGGAGCGGCGGGACGACGTGGGAGCGAGGTAGCCTTTTGCGCTGAACCGCTCTATGGGTCGCATCGGACTGGCATGGCGCCTTGGAACGAGGCTCCGCTTTCGGACTTGCTCCGAAGCGGGTCGGATCGCGTCAAGAAAGCGCGCCAACACAAGAGAGTAAGGCCCGGTTCTCACTCGGAACCGCAAGGGCTTCAGGAGATGCGCGAGTGAGCGTAACGCAGCAACAGGTTCTCGATGTCCTTGGCCGGGTGGCCTCGCCTCGCGGCGTGCCGCTGACCAATGCCAACGTGCTGTCGGTGATCTCGGTTACCGACGGCAAGGTGTTCTTCTCCATCAATGTCGACGCCGCCGAGGCTAGAGCCTGGGAAAGCGTGCGCGCGCAGGCCGAAGCCGCGGTGCGTGCTATTCCCGGTGTGAGCACGGCGATGATCGCGCTCACGGCCGAGCGCAAGCCCGGATCGCCGCAGGCCGCGCCTGTGGCCCATCGGCATTCGCATGGCGTGCAACCCGCTTCCGCCCACCGCCCGCCGCAAGGCGCGGCGTCGCCGATGTCGAAACAGGCAGAGATTCCTGGCGTTGCCGCCGTCATCGCGGTGGCTTCGGGCAAGGGCGGCGTCGGCAAGTCGACCACCGCGCTCAACCTGGCGCTCGGCCTGCGCGACCTCGGCCTGCGTGTCGGCCTGCTCGACGCCGACATTTACGGCCCGTCGGTGCCGCGGCTCACCGGCATCAACTCGAAGCCGCAGCTCAACGACGATCGCAAGATGATTCCGATCAAGCGTTTCGGGCTTTCGATCATGTCGATCGGCTTCCTGGTCGAGGAAGACACCGCGATGATCTGGCGCGGGCCGATGGTGATGTCGGCGATTACCCAGATGCTGCGCGACGTGGCATGGGGCACGCTCGATATTCTCGTCGTCGACATGCCGCCCGGTACGGGGGACGCGCAATTGACGCTGGCACAGAACGTCCCGCTGAAGGGGGCGGTGATCATTTCGACCCCGCAGGACCTCTCCCTGATCGACGCGCGGCGAGGGCTTGCGATGTTCAAGAAGGTCAACGTGCCGGTGCTCGGCATCGTCGAGAACATGAGCTACTTCCAGTGTCCCGAGTGCGGCACGCGCTCCGACATTTTCGGCCATGGCGGCGCGCGTCATGAAGCGGAACGGCTGGGCGTCCCGTTCCTGGGCGAGATCCCGCTGCACATGTCGATCCGGACCACCTCGGATGAAGGCAATCCGGTGGTGGCGAGCGAGCCTGATGGCCCGCATGCCGCGATCTACCGGGCCATCGGGACCAGGGTCCGCGACCAGCTTCAGGGCGCCATTGCCGCGGCCTGAGGTGGCTTTATCCGCGCCCAATAAGACTTTCGTTTAATCAGTGCAGTCATGCCTTTGTCGCGTTTTCGAACGCGAACTTCCGTGTTAAAGCGCCCCCCGCCAGAGCGCCCCGGATGCCGTGGAATTCGCCCCGCCGGAGTAAAACGCTCGAGGGAATTTGGGAAACGACCCGAAGGAGACTTGAATGAAGCGTCGTGATTTTTTGAAGGTTTCAGCGGCCGGTGCCGCCGCGACAGCCGTTGCCTCGCCCGCGATCGCGCAATCATCGCCTGAGATCAAATGGCGCCTGACATCGAGCTTCCCGAAGTCGCTCGACACCATCTATGGCGGTGCCGAGTACCTGGCGAAGCAGGTCGCCGAAATGACCGACAACAAATTCCAGATCCAGGTCTTCCAGGCCGGCGAACTGGTTCCTGGCCTGCAGGCGCTCGACGCGACCTCCAAGAACACCGTCGAGATGTGCCACACCGTTTCGTATTACTACGTCGGCAAGGATCCGACCTTTGCGATCTTCTCGGCGGTGCCGTTCGGCCTCAATGCGCGCCAGATGAATTCGTGGATGAGCCAGGGTGGCGGCAATGAGCTCGCCAACGAGTTCTTCAAGAAATCCGGCGTGATCGGCTTCCCCTGCGGCAACACCGGCACCCAGATGGGCGGCTGGTTCCGCAAGGAGATCAAGACCGTTGCCGATCTCTCGGGCCTCAAGATGCGTATCGGCGGCATTGCCGGCCAGGTCCTGCAGAAGGTTGGCGTGGTCCCGCAGCAGATCGCCGGCGGCGATATCTATCCGGCGCTCGAAAAGGGCACCATCGATGCCGCAGAGTGGGTCGGCCCGTACGACGACGAGAAGCTCGGCTTCGCGAAGGTCGCGAAGTACTACTACTACCCCGGCTTCTGGGAAGGTGGCCCCACGGTTCATGCCTTCGCCAATCTGGAGAAGTGGAATGAACTGCCGAAGGGCTATCAGGCGATCCTCACGAATGCCGCAGCGAACACCAACGCCTGGATGAACGCGCGCTACGATATGCAGAACCCGGCTGCGCTGAAGCGTCTGGTCGCCGGCGGCACGCAGCTTCGTCCGTTCACCAACGAAGTGCTGGAAGCCTGCCTGAAGTCGACCAACGAATTGTGGGCCGAAATCTCCGGCAAGAACGCGGACTTCAAGAAGGCAATCGACGCGATGCAGGCCTATCGGTCCGACCAGTATCTGTGGTGGCAGGTCGCCGAATATACCTATGACAGCTTCATGATCCGGTCGCGCACGCGCGGCTGATCGGAGCCGGATACCTTTCCCAAATTGCTACAACAAAGCCCGACCTTCGCAAGAAGGTCGGGCTTTTTCGCGTTTCCATCCAATTACTTATGGAAATCTCCAGCCGGATGCTCCATGCTGGTTCCAAGCCTCGACACGAAGGCTGACTGACACAACCAAAAGGGATGAATATGAAGCGAAGAGATTTTCTCAAAGTAACCGGCTTGGGTGCGGCAGGTGCTGCAACGATTGCAGCGCCCGCGATTGCGCAGGGATTGCCCGAAATCAAATGGCGCATGCCGACGAGCTGGCCGAAGTCCTTGGATACGCTTTATGGCGGCGCCGAATTGATGGCCAAGATGGTCGGCGAAGCCACCGATAACAAGTTCCAGATTCAGACATTTGCCGGCGGCGAAATCGTCCCCGGTCTGCAGGTTCTCGACGCCGTACAGAACGGCACCGTCGAGATCGGCCATACCGCGTCATATTATTATTTCGGCAAGGATCCAACCTTCACGTTCGGCTCCGCGGTGCCGTTCGGGCCGAACATGCGTCTCAACCAGGCTTGGTACATGCTCGGCGGCGGCAGGGATCTGCTCAACGAATTCTACAAGAAGTACAACGTGACCTCGCTGCTCGCCGGCAATACCGGCGCGCAGATGGGCGGCTGGTACCGCAAGGAGATCAAGACACCCGACGACCTGAAAGGGCTGAAGCTGCGCATCGGCGGGTTTGCCGGTCGTGCGCTGCAGAAGCTTGGCGTCGTCCCGCAGCAGATCGCCGGCGGCGACATCTATCCGGCGCTCGAAAAGGGCACCATCGATGCCGCGGAGTGGGTCGGCCCCTACGACGACGAGAAGCTCGGCTTCGCGAAGGTTGCCCCCAACTACTATTATCCCGGCTGGTGGGAAGGCGGCCCGATGCTGCTGGCCTTCGTCAATCTCGACAAGTGGAACGCCTTGCCGAAATACTACCAGTCGGTTCTCGAGCAGGCCGGCCACTACGCCAACAACTGGATGATGGCGAAATACGATCAGGCCAATCCGCCCGCGCTGCGCAAGCTAATCGCAGCCGGCGCCAAGCTGCGCCCATTTCCGGCGCCGGTGATGGAGGCCTGTTACAAGGCGGCAAAGGAATTGCACAGCGAAGTCGCGGCCACCAACGCCGATTTCAAGAAGGTGTATGAATCGCTGACGTCGTTCTCGAACAACGGCTATTCATGGTTCCAGGTGGCCGAACTCGGATACGACGGCTTCATGGCGCGTCACTCGCAGGGTTGATTTCGTCGAACCTGCCAAGCAAGCAAAAACCCCGGAGCGAAAGCTCCGGGGTTTCTTTTTTGGGGAAGCGGTTGACTTGACCCGGGGCGCTACTGTTTGGGTTGGCCGAAATCAAGTGGCGGCAACTCGATCTGCGGCACTTCGATCTTGATCGAATTCGGATCGATGTTCGATGCCACGCCCTTGTAGTGCATCACCATCGCCGGGAACATGATGACCAGTATTACCATGATGACCTGGATCACCACGAACGGCACCGCGCCCCAATAGATCTGGCCGGTTGTCACGGGGTCCATGCGCTTGCCGGTAATGCGGTCGATATAGGATTCCTTTGGCGCCACCGATCGCAGATAAAACAGCGCGAACCCGAATGGCGGGTGCATGAACGACGTCTGCATGTTGACGCCGAGAATGACGCCGAACCAGATCAGGTCGATGCCCAGTTTTTCCGCCGCGGGTCCGAGCAGCGGAATGATGATGAAGGCCAGTTCGAAGAAGTCGAGGAAGAAGGCCAGGACGAAGACGAGGGCGTTGACGAAAAGGAGGAAGCCGATCTGGCCGCCGGGCAGGGAGGTCAAGAGATGCTCGACCCAGATGTGGCCGTTCACGCCATAGAACGTCAGCGAGAAAACGCGCGCGCCGATCAGGATGAAGATCACGAAGGCTGACAGCTTGGCCGTCGATTCCGTCGCTTGCCGGATCAGATCCCAAGTCAGCCGGCGCTTGGCAGCGCCGAGAATGAGGGCGCCGGCCGCGCCCATCGCGCCGCCTTCCGTCGGCGTGGCAATGCCGACGAAGATCGTGCCGAGCACCAGAAAGATCAGGAACAGCGGCGGCACCATCACGAACGTCGTCTGCTGTGCCATCGCGGAGAGGAAGCGGAAGCCGGTAAACTTGTGAATGAGCCAGTTCGCCACCGCCACGAAGAAGGCGAACAGGATGCCATAGAACATGCTGAGCACGACATAATCGGCGCCGCGCGATTCCGAATGGCGCATCATGAACCAGCCGAAAACGCAACTGGCGATGAAGAGGACGCCGAGCGACCAAAGTCCGCGGCTGCCATCAGGCTCGCGGAAGCCGACCGCCTCCGCTGGCAGACCCGGAGCAGCCTTGGGAAAGATCATGCTTACCAGGAACGCGTAGCCGGCATACAGAGCAGCGAGCACCATTCCCGGGATGAACGCGCCCTCGTACATGTCGCCGACCGACTTGCCGAGCTGGTCGGCCATCACGATCAGGACGAGAGAGGGAGGAATGATCTGCGCCAGCGTACCGGAAGCGGCGATGACGCCGGTCGCCATCCTTCGGTCGTAGCCATAGCGCAACATGATGGGCAGCGAGATAAGGCCCATCGAGATGACGGAAGCGGCAACGACACCTGTGGTCGCCGCGAGCAACGCGCCGACGAAAATGACGGCATAGGCGAGGCCGCCGCGGACCGTGCCGAACAACTGCCCGATGGTGTCGAGCAGATCCTCGGCCATACCGGATCGTTCGAGTACCAGGCCCATGAACGTGAAGAATGGAATGGCAAGCAGCGTGTCGTTGTTCATCACGCCGTAGACGCGCTCAGGCAGCGCTTGCAGGAAGTCCGGGCGGAACTCGCCGAGCTCGATGCCGACAAAGGCGAAGATCAGTCCAACCGCGCCGAGCGAAAATGCCGCCGGATAGCCCAGCAGCAGGATGATCACCAGCGAGGCGAACATGATCGGCGCCATGTTGGCGATGAGAAAAGCAGTCATCTAGTCCCCCTGAGATCGCGCCCGACGATCAGCGTTTTTCGATCGCCTCGACGAGGTGCTCGACCTCGGCCTCGAGGGCATGCATCTGCGATGCGTGTGGATCCGGAATTAGGCCGCGCATGACGGCGATTCGCTTGATCAGTTCGGAAATGCCCTGAGCGAACAGGAGCACGAAGCCGATGATGATGAGCGATTTGGCCGGCCATTGCGGCAGACCACCGGCATTGCCGGACTGCTCGTTGATTTCAACCGAGCGCATGAAGAATGGACCGCCCGTGATGATCATCACGATGCAGAGCGGCAGCAGGAAAAAGACGTGGCCGACGACGTCGATGATATTGCGGCCGCGCCTGGAAAACAGGTTGTTCACGATATCAATGCGGATGTGCTCGTTGTCGAGCAGTGTCCAGGGCGAGCACAGCAGGAACACTATGCCGAACAGCACCCACTGCAACTCCAGCCAGGAATTCGACGAAACGTCGAAAGTCTTGCGCACGATCGCGTTGACGGCCGAGATGAGCACGGCCACCAGGATGAGCCATGCCAGGCGTTTGCCCGTCCACCGTGTGAACGCGTCGATTCCCCGGCTCAATTTCAAGAGCGATTGCAACGATGACCCTCCCAGACTGACCCCTGCCGTCTTGACCACGCTGTTGGGCGCAGCCGGCTTATCCTGCCGAGCTAGCATGAAGCCGACGCACCAAACCAGCGCGCGCTGCCGCCGTCAATCGGAAGTTTGTTGATATTGAAGGGGAATATATCGCCTGCGGAATACCGTTGCGCCTTGGCCCGGGCGGCAGGCCGGGGGCATGATTTCGTCAACGAGTCATTGTTTGCAGGACCAACTTCTACTGCTGCTTGAGTGGACCTAAATCCAGCGTCGGCAACTCGACCTGCGGCACCTCGATTCTGATCTTGCTGAGATCCTCCGCGCTCACCGGCTTGTCCAGCAACGCGGTAACGGTCCAGGGGAAAGCGATCACCAGCACGACCATGATGACCTGCAGGCCGATCCAGGGGATCGCTCCCCAATAGATGTCGGAACTCTTGACCTCCTTGGGCGCCACGCCGCGCAGGTAAAACAGCGCAAATCCGAACGGCGGATGCAGGAACGACGTCTGCATGTTGACGCACAGCATCACGCCGAACCAGATCAGCGCGGCATCCGCGCCGACCACCGGCGCCAACACCTTTTGCGCAATCGGCGCAACCATCGGCAGGATGATGAAGGCGATCTCGAAGAAGTCGAGGAAGAACGCAAGGAAGAAGATGAACAGGTTGATGAAGATCAGGAAGCCCCAGACCCCGCCGGGGACCGAGGTCAGCATGTGCTCCAGCCAGACGCCGCCGGAGACGCCGAGGAACACCACGGAAAAGCAGGTCGAGCCGATCAGGATGAACACCACCATCGAGGTGATCCGCATCGTCGTCTGATAGCCCTGCCGGATAAGCTCGCGGAGGTCGGGAATCCGCACCGCCTCCAGACAAATCCAGATCACCGCCAGATAAGTGATTGCGAACGCGATCTTGAACAGAAAGCCGCCCGTGTAGAGGATTCCGAGGATCGTTCCGACGCCTGCGGCGACGATGCCGATCAGCAGAATCCTGTTGCCGGCCGCGCTGAATTCCTTGTGGTGTATTGCGGCAAGCACGACAGCGCCGACGGCGCCCATCGCGCCGGCTTCGGTCGGCGTCGCCAGGCCCAGCATCATGGTGCCGAGCACGACGAAGATCAGCACCGCCGAGGGGATGATTCCCATCAGGCATTTTCGCCACAGCGGCCAGCCGGTCAGCGTCAACGCCGACTTCGGTACCGGCGGCACGTGGTCCGGCTTGATGATGCCGAGCAGAAAAGTGTAGCCGGCGAACAGCGCGATCTGGAACAGCGACGGTCCCCAGGCGCCGAGATACATGTCGCCGACCGACTTGCCGAGCTGGTCGGCCAAAACGATCAGCACCAGCGACGGCGGCACCAATTGAGTGATGGTGCCCGACGCCGCCAGCACACCGGTGACGTAGCGCATGTTGTAGCCATAGCGGATCATCACCGGCATCGAGATCAGCGCCATGGCGATGACCTGCGCCGCCACCGTGCCGGTAATCGCGCCGAGGATGAAGCCGACGATGATGACGGAGTAGCCCAATCCGCCGCGCACCGGGCCGAACAACTGACCCATCGAATCCAGCATATCCTCGGCCAGGCCGCATCGTTCGAGGACGGCGCCCATGAAGGTGAAGAAGGGGATCGCCAGCAGCAATTCGTTGGCCAGCACGCTGCCGAAGATGCGGCCCGGGATCGCCTGCATGAAGCTGAAGTCGAAGAAGCCGAGATGGATCGCGAGAAAGCCGAACGAGAATCCGACCGCGGCCAGCGTGAATGCGACGGGAAAGCCGATCAGCATCGCCAGGATCAGCCCGCCGAACATCAGCGGCGGCATCATTTCCAGCGTGATCATTGCATCGGTCTTTCGTACCTGGCGTCGATGGTCACGAGATTCTGCAGCGCGGCGATGCGCTTGATAACCTCCGAGACGCCCTGCAGCGCGAGCATCACGAAGCCTGCGGGCACGACGAGCTTGATCGGCCAGCGCAAGAGGCCGCCGGCGTTACTGGATTCTTCGCCGACAGCGTAGGCCTGCAGAAAGAACGGCCAGGACAGCCAGGTCAGCAGCAGGCAGGCCGGGATCAGGAAACATAGCGTTCCGATCAGGTCGAGCCAGAGTTGGCCGCGTTCAGAGAGCATCAAATAGAAGATTTCGACGCGAACATGCTCGTTGCGCTTGAAGGTGTAGGAGGCGCCGAACATCACGAAGATGGCGAACATGTACCACTGCAGTTCGAGCCAGCCGTTGGAGCTGTAGCCGAACGCGTAGCGGATCATCGCATTGCCGGCGCTGACCGTGCACGCTGCGAGGACCAGAAAGTTACAGAGATTGCCGATCTTTTCGTTGAGCAGATCGATGCCGGCACTGAGCGCTAGCAACGGCCGCATCGTACCTGCCCAGGCGATGGCCACGATGCCATCGCCGACGTCGCGATCGATTGCATCGATCGTCCTCCCCCTTTTTGGCTTCCGCCGTCTTGGATCGCATCATGAAGATGCGGCGGCCTGTCCGGCCATGCTGGCGTGAAGTAGCCGCAGCATTCCAGTGCGCCGTGACACGGTCAATCGGAAAATGCGTGGATGGGGGAGACGAGGGCTGTCCGCCGCAGCGGTAGCTAACCGCCGGTCACGCTCATGTGGCGCGAGACGCTCGGGCGATTATGCCGGCGATCGATGATGAAGTCGTGACCCTTCGGCTTCAGCCCGATGGCGCGATCGATCGCTGCCGAGAGCAGGTCGTCGTCGGCGGAAGCCCGCAGCGGCTTGCGCAAATCGGAGGCATCCTCATGGCCGAGGCAGGTGTGCAACGTGCCGGTGCAGGTGATCCGTACCCGGTTGCAGGATTCGCAGAAATTATGCGTCATCGGCGTGATGAAGCCGAGCTTGCCGCCGGTTTCCGCGATGCTGACATAGCGGGCGGGGCCGCCGGTGTCATCGTCGAGATCGGTCAGCGTGTAGTGCTGGGCGAGGCGGGCGCGCAGCAGCGACAGCGGCACATATT belongs to Bradyrhizobium icense and includes:
- a CDS encoding TRAP transporter large permease; this translates as MITLEMMPPLMFGGLILAMLIGFPVAFTLAAVGFSFGFLAIHLGFFDFSFMQAIPGRIFGSVLANELLLAIPFFTFMGAVLERCGLAEDMLDSMGQLFGPVRGGLGYSVIIVGFILGAITGTVAAQVIAMALISMPVMIRYGYNMRYVTGVLAASGTITQLVPPSLVLIVLADQLGKSVGDMYLGAWGPSLFQIALFAGYTFLLGIIKPDHVPPVPKSALTLTGWPLWRKCLMGIIPSAVLIFVVLGTMMLGLATPTEAGAMGAVGAVVLAAIHHKEFSAAGNRILLIGIVAAGVGTILGILYTGGFLFKIAFAITYLAVIWICLEAVRIPDLRELIRQGYQTTMRITSMVVFILIGSTCFSVVFLGVSGGVWLEHMLTSVPGGVWGFLIFINLFIFFLAFFLDFFEIAFIILPMVAPIAQKVLAPVVGADAALIWFGVMLCVNMQTSFLHPPFGFALFYLRGVAPKEVKSSDIYWGAIPWIGLQVIMVVLVIAFPWTVTALLDKPVSAEDLSKIRIEVPQVELPTLDLGPLKQQ
- a CDS encoding TRAP transporter small permease subunit, with amino-acid sequence MRPLLALSAGIDLLNEKIGNLCNFLVLAACTVSAGNAMIRYAFGYSSNGWLELQWYMFAIFVMFGASYTFKRNEHVRVEIFYLMLSERGQLWLDLIGTLCFLIPACLLLTWLSWPFFLQAYAVGEESSNAGGLLRWPIKLVVPAGFVMLALQGVSEVIKRIAALQNLVTIDARYERPMQ